A genomic region of Papaver somniferum cultivar HN1 chromosome 7, ASM357369v1, whole genome shotgun sequence contains the following coding sequences:
- the LOC113300608 gene encoding uncharacterized protein LOC113300608, giving the protein MANYIPPHKRQLKDGVKALEGSSLNSRSLVHKFQQNLNLSGSYKSESCLSEKVMGKGKVASLGGRYAYAKSCHSRLCIIDSTEEEEHQYPGAIRLEHITSKSSLYKEPGSHGSIPYVLVSSHKKTGMNELNKNCSIENPLISVAEQILPNLLAFQNERVEGSSKEFEEGKISFVARFGKILFHTKPWFGVDKPRDRSEYEASLGQMKRVFNASVPKSFTESVLNAVVTEIGVDLEGEKEYYYVRVADKSCPDVSLSCKCTATGVGGLELRKIETNNVRHMMVDIACVEKDLDLRLMLSTRKIVTEPTEEEKHDLEKLIKSAVVDQHEKGGLRFPLGNESFEGRYRVVGTGHTTSTAYKNSSIRVKLNEADRYDFITSTAEVTNHVVLKMTGVSEKLKANILERDQLAEVLEVNMKIIWNHFLSLECCFT; this is encoded by the exons ATGGCGAATTACATCCCTCCGCACAAGAGACAGTTGAAGGATGGTGTCAAGGCCCTTGAGGGGTCATCACTCAATTCACGGTCACTTGTTCATAAGTTTCAGCAAAATTTGAACCTGTCAGGAAGTTATAAATCTGAGTCATGTTTGTCAGAGAAGGTTATGGGGAAAGGTAAGGTTGCTTCATTAGGTGGAAGGTATGCTTATGCTAAGAGTTGCCATTCTAGATTGTGCATCATTGATTCCACCGAAGAAGAAGAGCACCAGTACCCTGGTGCAATTAGACTGGAGCACATTACATCCAAATCCAGTTTATATAAAGAACCTGGAAGTCACGGAAGTATCCCATATGTTCTAGTTTCTTCCCATAAGAAAACAG GAATGAATGAGCTAAACAAGAACTGCTCCATAGAGAATCCGTTGATATCTGTGGCTGAACAGATATTGCCCAACCTTCTTGCTTTTCAAAATGAGAGGGTTGAAGGGAGCTCCAAAGAGTTTGAGGAaggaaagataagttttgtggcTCGATTTGGCAAAATTTTGTTTCATAC GAAACCTTGGTTCGGCGTGGATAAACCTCGAGACAGATCAGAATATGAAGCTTCTCTGGGTCAAATGAAGAGAGTATTTAATGCAAGTGTTCCTAAGTCGTTTACCGAATCAGTACTTAACGCGGTTGTTACTGAAATTGGAGTTGATTTGGAAGGAGAAAAAGAGTATTACTATGTCAGG GTTGCTGATAAATCCTGCCCAGATGTATCGCTTTCCTGCAAGTGCACTGCAACTGGAGTCGGGGGACTCGAGCTTCGAAAG ATCGAAACAAACAATGTGCGCCACATGATGGTGGACATAGCATGCGTCGAGAAGGATCTGGACCTGAGATTGATGCTTTCTACTAGGAAGATTGTAACTGAACCCACC GAAGAAGAGAAGCATGACTTGGAAAAACTTATAAAGTCTGCAGTTGTAGATCAACATGAAAAGGGGGGTTTGAGGTTTCCCCTTGGAAATGAGTCTTTTGAAGGTAGATACCGCGTCGTGGGGACGGGACACACGACATCCACAGCTTACAAAAATTCATCCATCAGGGTCAAATTAAACGAAGCGGATCGATATGATTTCATCACTTCAACTGCAGAAGTAACAAACCATGTAGTTCTGAAGATGACCGGCGTATCTGAAAAATTGAAG GCTAACATTTTGGAAAGAGACCAACTCGCAGAGGTGCTTGAAGTCAACATGAAAATAATATGGAATCACTTCTTGAGCCTGGAGTGTTGTTTCACTTGA
- the LOC113294388 gene encoding uncharacterized protein LOC113294388, translated as MVLSGSMSDSDNSIWDSDESLTSDCDSENSSTYTKRLLDMDEVVEDAQLFAIGDDVTILLFVITLEIGESTAVECLKRFCDAIIGISEKEYLRKPNENDIARLLKEAEIRGFPGMIGSLDCMHWHWENCPTAWHGTHTNGFKRVPTLILEAVASQNLWIWHAFFGMEGTNNDINVLDRSPLFDDIINGVAPPCEFAIQGKKYNMGYYMSDGIYPKYATLIQTISNPSNDREELFSKRQEAVRKDVERAFGVLQSRWRIVKGPARNWKAKDLGKIMKTCIILHNMIIENEEPQGIDPERWEPHVEERVRLVNLEHDHRFLVCRMMYRMKQVRSTEAHDTLKTDLINHLWDTHTNQSNVSTRN; from the exons ATGGTTTTGTCAGGTTCAATGTCCGACTCCGACAACTCAATCTGGGACTCTGATGAAAGTTTAACGTCTGATTGTGATAGCGAAAATTCGTCCACTTACACCAAACGATTGTTAGACATGGATGAGGTGGTCGAAG ACGCACAATTGTTCGCGATAGGAGACGACGTCACAATCTTATTGTTCGTGATTACTTTAGAG ATTGGTGAAAGTACTGCAGTTGAATGTCTCAAGCGTTTTTGCGATGCCATAATCGGAATATCTGAGAAAGAGTATCTAAGAAAACCAAATGAAAATGACATAGCTAGGTTGCTTAAGGAAGCAGAGATTCGTGGTTTTCCAGGCATGATTGGGAGTCTTGACTGTATGCATTGGCACTGGGAAAACTGCccaacggcttggcatggtacaCACACTAATGGTTTCAAAAGGGTCCCTACCCTCATTTTAGAAGCTGTAGCATCTCAAAACTTATGGATTTGGCACGCTTTCTTCGGCATGGAAGGTACGAACAACGACATCAACGTTTTGGATAGATCTCCTCTGTTTGATGACATTATTAATGGAGTTGCTCCACCTTGTGAATTTGCAATACAAGGTAAAAAGTATAATATGGGGTATTACATGTCGGACGGAATTTATCCCAAATATGCCACACTAATTCAAACTATCTCTAACCCAAGTAATGATAGAGAGGAATTATTTTCTAAGCGACAAGAAGCTGTGAGGAAAGATGTGGAACGAGCTTTTGGAGTTTTACAGAGTAGGTGGAGAATTGTAAAGGGCCCAGCGCGTAATTGGAAGGCAAAAGACCTTGGTAAAATAATGAAGACGTGTATTATCTTGCACAATATGATTATCGAGAATGAAGAACCTCAAGGAATTGATCCGGAACGATGGGAGCCTCATGTAGAAGAAAGAGTTAGGCTTGTTAATTTAGAGCATGATCATCGCTTTCTTGTTTGCAGGATGATGTATAGAATGAAACAAGTTCGAAGCACCGAAGCACATGACACACTGAAAACTGATCTTATCAACCACCTGTGGGATACACATACGAACCAAAGCAACGTCTCTACTAGAAATTAA
- the LOC113294387 gene encoding uncharacterized protein LOC113294387, whose protein sequence is MEEDVALTKAWLYVTQDAITGRDQPSDRMWNRIWGVWRDNMVNPDGRGWNALKCHWKGIQTQVCKFHGIYEMLERHPPSGNKLQDIVMEANFLFEGNDKGPFKYGHCWEIMKANPKWCSQQLTLANSSKKLKVLDGDSVDTGTSSVPNNEEEYLDVDGVDRGPGRKKAKENVQKMHDQKAVVDMLSSYKSTLEKQHAINQQNMEWREQMFKKDFELREKSQKLKEETQKSKQKAYKRKEQERILNTNLEKLQPVLRIAYEKMQAQILKEWENEGLFGDEVMNGGADISSI, encoded by the exons ATGGAGGAGGATGTTGCTCTAACAAAGGCGTGGTTGTATGTAACCCAAGATGCAATAACCGGAAGAGATCAGCCCTCTGATAGAATGTGGAATCGCATTTGGGGTGTTTGGAGAGACAACATGGTGAATCCCGATGGGCGAGGGTGGAACGCCTTAAAATGTCACTGGAAAGGGATACAAACACAAGTGTGCAAGTTCCATGGTATCTACGAAATGTTGGAGAGGCATCCCCCAAGTGGAAACAAATTGCAGGACATA GTAATGGAAGCTAATTTTTTGTTTGAGGGAAATGATAAAGGACCATTCAAGTATGGACATTGTTGGGAAATAATGAAAGCCAACCCAAAATGGTGTTCTCAACAACTCACCTTAGCTAATTCTTCAAAGAAATTGAAGGTACTTGATGGTGACTCAGTTGACACCGGAACTTCATCTGTACCtaacaatgaagaagaatatcTAGATGTTGATGGGGTTGATCGAGGTCCTGGAAGGAAGAAAGCTAAAGAGAATGTCCAGAAAATGCATGATCAAAAAGCTGTAGTTGATATGCTGAGTAGTTATAAAAGTACTCTTGAAAAACAACATGCCATCAATCAACAAAATATGGAATGGAGGGAACAAATGTTTAAAAAAGATTTTGAATTGCGAGAAAAATCTCAGAAATTGAAAGAAGAGACTCAAAAGAGTAAGCAAAAGGCCTATAAGCGAAAGGAGCAAGAAAGAATTTTGAACACTAACCTTGAAAAACTCCAACCTGTACTGCGAATAGCATATGAAAAAATGCAAGCTCAAATATTGAAAGAATGGGAGAATGAAGGCTTGTTTGGTGATGAGGTCATGAACGGCGGTGCGGATATCTCATCTATTTGA
- the LOC113294389 gene encoding uncharacterized protein LOC113294389, translated as MKKYVPPHKRHLKDGAKALEGSSLNFHSLARKFQQKLNLSGSFSSESYPSEKATRKDKDASFGGRYAYAKNCLSRLCIVDSTEKEDHQYSGSITLEHISLESILYKKHGRTPYILISSHKKTGTNELNKNSSVVENPLISVAEQILPNLLAFQNKSVEGNSKEFEEGKICFVARFGKVLFHGSFTESVLNVVVPGIGVDFDEEKEYYYVRIETNNVRHVIVDAACVEGDLDFRLMLFTRKIVTKDEAKHDLEKLMKSAVVDRNEKGGLRFPLGNESSTGRYESVIMRLHREVKCAWRNMRVLF; from the exons ATGAAGAAATATGTCCCACCCCATAAGAGACATTTGAAGGATGGTGCCAAGGCTCTCGAGGGGTCGTCGCTCAATTTCCATTCACTTGCTCGTAAGTTTCAGCAAAAGTTGAACCTGTCAGGAAGTTTTAGTTCTGAGTCGTATCCATCAGAGAAGGCCACGAGGAAAGACAAGGATGCTTCATTTGGTGGAAGGTATGCCTACGCAAAGAATTGCCTTTCTAGATTGTGCATAGTTGATTCTACGGAAaaagaagaccatcaatactcTGGTTCAATTACACTGGAGCACATTTCGCTGGAATCCATTTTGTACAAAAAACATGGAAGAACCCCATATATTTTAATTTCTTCCCATAAGAAAACAG GAACAAATGAGCTAAACAAGAACAGCTCTGTCGTAGAGAATCCATTGATATCTGTCGCTGAACAGATATTGCCTAACCTTCTGGCTTTTCAAAATAAGAGTGTTGAAGGGAATTCCAAAGAGTTTGAGGAAGGAAAGATCTGTTTTGTGGCCAGATTTGGTAAAGTGTTGTTTCATGG GTCGTTTACAGAATCAGTACTTAATGTGGTTGTTCCTGGAATTGGAGTTGATTTCGACGAAGAAAAAGAGTATTACTATGTCAGg ATCGAAACAAACAATGTGCGTCATGTGATCGTAGATGCAGCATGCGTTGAAGGGGATCTGGACTTTAGATTGATGCTGTTTACTAGGAAGATCGTCACCAAA GATGAAGCGAAGCATGACTTGGAAAAACTCATGAAGTCTGCAGTTGTAGATCGAAATGAAAAAGGGGGTTTGAGATTTCCCCTTGGAAATGAGTCTTCCACAGGTAGATATGAGTCTGTCATTATGCGATTGCATAGAGAAGTGAAATGCGCTTGGAGAAATATGAGAGTTTTGTTTTAA